In the genome of Streptomyces aquilus, the window GCATCCCGCCGGCCCGAGCCGTGGCCAGCGACTCGACCGCGTGCACGATCGCGTTCCCCCCTGCGTACACCACCCCGTCGAGGTCGAGCAGCGCGGTGTCGTACGCCTCGCTCAGGGCCTGGCCACTGCCCTCGGGCCTCGTCCTGACGCTCTGGCTCATTCCACATCGCTCCTCGCTCGACGGCTTTCCCCCGATCATCTCGCACGCCACCGACACACGTACGATGCCGGGATGAACACCGCAGGTCACTCGGAAGCAACGGCGCGCCGGGGCCTGGAACTCACCCCGTTCCGAGGCCTTCGCTACGACCCCGACCGGGTCGGCAGCCTGGCCGCTGTGACATCACCGCCGTACGACGTCGTCGTACGCCCCGACGGCCTGTACCACCTGCAGTCCAACGACCCGCACAACATCGTCCGCCTGATCCTCCCCCAGGCCACCAGCCCCGCCGCCCGCAACGAACAGGCCGCCGCGACCCTGCGCCGCTGGCTCGCCGAAGGCGTCCTCGCCGCCGACCCGGTGCCGGGCCTGTACGTCTACGAACAGCGCGACGGCACCGGCATGCTGCAACGCGGCATCATCGGCGCCCTGCGCGTCTCGGACCCCGCGGACCAGGTGGTCCTGCCCCACGAGGACGTCATGCCGCACGTCGTGGCCGACCGCGCGGCCCTCATGCGCGCCACCTCCGCGAACCTGGAGCCCCTGCTCCTGACGTACCGCGGCGACGGCACGGCAGCCGACACGACGGCCGTGGTCGAACGTACGGCCGAACAGGAGCCCCTGTTCTCCACCACGACCGAGGACGGCTACAGCCACCGTCTGTGGTCCATCACCGACCCGGCGGACCTGGACCGCATCCAGTCCGACCTGGCCCGCCACCAGGCCCTCATCGCCGACGGCCACCACCGCTGGGCGACCTACCGCCGCCTCCGCTCGGAGCACCCCTCCCCCA includes:
- a CDS encoding DUF1015 domain-containing protein; translated protein: MNTAGHSEATARRGLELTPFRGLRYDPDRVGSLAAVTSPPYDVVVRPDGLYHLQSNDPHNIVRLILPQATSPAARNEQAAATLRRWLAEGVLAADPVPGLYVYEQRDGTGMLQRGIIGALRVSDPADQVVLPHEDVMPHVVADRAALMRATSANLEPLLLTYRGDGTAADTTAVVERTAEQEPLFSTTTEDGYSHRLWSITDPADLDRIQSDLARHQALIADGHHRWATYRRLRSEHPSPSPWDYGLVLLVDTARYPLRVRAIHRLLHGLPVADALASLDGRFRVRRLASPLPDALEVLADAACAGNAFLLAGDGAFHLVDRPDPDLLARTIPADRPAAWRTLDATVLHATLLQHVWHIPENDPTRIAYIHDTAATVRKAERDGGTAVLMHPVREEVVRDLARQGVTMPRKSTSFGPKPASGLVLRALEL